GAGCAAGACTTGATTTACGCATGTGTCGTGATTATAAAGCGGGATAGCTTACACAATGCAGCTCCGATGTCACAATGTGGCACGGCTCTTCCCGCGTTCTCCAAGGCGCAGAGAACTCTGAAGAGAAAGCAGCAAATTAGGCGGCCGCTTTGGCCGTTTCTGATTGACAATATCGTGGGGAAATATCTTTTTGGCGTGATTTGGAAGTGTAGTAGCTTTTTGATCCCTTTCGTCCGGAAACGGCATCCTCAGTATTCGAGGTTATCTCAAGGGATGCACCCTGCGTGGAAACATCAGAGTTGGGCGCTTTCAGCTAGATGAATGCTTTAATGCACAATGATATTCAACAATTGTTTTCGCATTTGTAAATCTGTAGGTATTTAATTGCTTTCGTCTTGACCCTGTGTTTGGGAGATacgagagaggaggaggaggagaggatgcCGACCAAGTTAGGGACCAAATCGATCAACAGTTTGAGACAAAAATAGAGATTGAGACAATGCAAATCCGGGAGACTGGAAGAGTATAACAGcttttttcccccctctAGACGGAAACATTCAAAGAGAAGCGAAGAGCCAAAGGAAGCATCTCTATCTGCACACGTCTTTACCCCCCTGTTCGAATGCAAGACGAAAGTGAACGCGAAGTGAGGAGGGCTGGCCAGGTGCCAAGCACCTGTAGAGCTGCTATCAATTCACCACGTCGAGCCACAACAACTGGAAGATGGAAATCTTTCCCCTTCCTGCCACTTCCACCCAACCTCTATTTTGCCaaccctcttcttctccaaacCATCCAACCCAACGAAGCAGGCTATCCTGAGTCAAGATCATCACGATGGCCCCTTTCATCCGCAGACGTATTCTGCTCATCACCAACGTCGAGTGTGGCGAGCTCGATCTCTTCCTCGCCACTGCCCAGTCTCTCCTCGAGACTGATCCTGGCTTGGATCTCCATCTCGCCACCTTCTCTGgccttgacgatgatgccctCCCTGTTGGCGTCATCTATCATCAAATCAACGGCATCTCCATGTATCAAGCCATCGAGGAACTCCTCAACCGTACCCAAGATGAGGGAAGCATCTCTGAGCCCTTCGCTGGACCACCTGGATTTAGAAAAACCAGGCGCGCCATCCGTGCCTATGCATCTCAGATCATGCCCTACACCGGACGCCAGATGGTAGACGTCTTCACTTCCATCGTGGACATCATCAGGAACTTGAATCCTGACTTGGTCGTCGTCGACAGCCTCATGTCGGCGGGCTTGACTGCCTGCTACCATTTGGAGGTCAAGTTTGTGTGCCTTGGGCCCAACTCGATCAAGGATTTTGCGGCCTCTGAGCAGCCTCGCAAGGCTGGCCTCTGGAAGTTTCCTGCGTAAGCCCTAGCTTGAAAGcaccttcttcctctctcccctcttactctcttccctcttcatctctaccttcttcctctctcccctcttactctcttccctcttcatctctaccttcttcatctctaccctcttcatctctttttttgcctttggcTAACGAAACCATCCAGGCTCTTCTCCCAGTTTGAGTATCCTGTTCCATGGAGCAAGGTTCCTCTCAACTTTCATTTCTCCCTCTACACTGCCAAGGCCATTAAGAATGACCCGCAGCGAAAGGAGGTGCAGTCGTACCTGACTGCCCATACCATTCTTCGAGGTCCCCTCGATCTTCTCAAGAATCGTCCCGAGGGCCTCAAGATCTTGGTCGGTTCCCTTCCAGAGCTGGACTTTCCTCTCGTGGTCCCCTCCCACGTCATCCCTTGCGGCCCGATCATTCGTCGCTGCCAGCCCCTTGAGGAGACGGACGCCAAGCTTGCAGAGTGGCTTGCCCATGGACGAACCATCTACGTCAACATGGGAGCCGTCGTCAAGGTGCCCGTGGACCAGGCTAttgagattgccaaggccTTGAAGATGGTCATCGACACTTTTAACCGCCAGGCTGAAAAGGGCCGTCTGCAGGTCCTCtggaagctgaagaagaagggtcGTTACTCCGTCTATGAACCGACCTGCAGCATTGCCAAAATCCTTCGTCAGGAATTTGCTCATGATCGCGTCCGCATTGTGGATTGGGTTCAGCCTGAACCTGTTTCTATCCTTCGCACCGGTAACGTCGTCTGCTCGGTCCATCACGGCGGAGCCAACTCGTTCAACGAGGCCATTGTGTAAGTTCAATCTCTCGCTTTGGAAGCATCCTCCCACAACTCGCCCACTATAGTCCCTCCCTCTATCTGGACGAATTCAACTGACCAATAATGTCTTTTCAAACAATTTACAGGAGCGGCGTCCCGCAGCTTGTCCTTCCTGTCTGGGGACTTTGCTACGACTATGCCCAACGCGTGGAACGTCTCGGTGTCGGCCGCTGCGGCAATCCCACCTCTAAGCCTCGATGGACTGCAGAGGAGCTCTCTCGTGAGCTTCTCAACGTCTtggttggcgatgaggcCAAGGCTATCAAGGCAAATGCCTTGGCTGTGAAGAAGATTTGCAAACAGAACGGCAGCGGTGCTGATTGTGCTGCTATGGCCATTCTGAATGAGTGCGAGATGTAAGCCAAGCTCAGGCAGGCTGAAGAGGGGCTGTTATGCCCTATGGGAATCTTGGAACGGTATATGAACGCAAAGGATGTTATGGCTGGTGAATTGCCATGCGAATATCAATGGATCGGGAAATGAACATAATGGAATTTAGTTCAATAAAAGTGGCCGTTGTCGCCCTTGTTGCTTTacctttgtttgtttggttGTTGCTTTGCTCTTGATCAACTGCCCCAGTGAGGATTACATGTGGCTGACAATAGGAAATCATACCAATGCTACGGCGCATCTTGGTGAGTTATCCCTACCGCATTGCCAAGCTTCTCGTCATTATCATCTCCCACATTCTTAGCAGACGGCCAACTCTACGATCACGAAACACAAAGGAAACTACGACTCTTCTTGGCAGAGATGAATACAGCAGAGCATTCCCAACGTCCTTATTGGATGAAGGACTCCGTTACTCCCGCCCATCTTATGCCTATTCCGAAAGAATACACCCTAGATCTGTGCCTTAATTAATGCGAGTCGAGCAGCACGTCTGA
This genomic stretch from Trichoderma breve strain T069 chromosome 1, whole genome shotgun sequence harbors:
- a CDS encoding UDP-glucoronosyl and UDP-glucosyl transferase domain-containing protein, giving the protein MAPFIRRRILLITNVECGELDLFLATAQSLLETDPGLDLHLATFSGLDDDALPVGVIYHQINGISMYQAIEELLNRTQDEGSISEPFAGPPGFRKTRRAIRAYASQIMPYTGRQMVDVFTSIVDIIRNLNPDLVVVDSLMSAGLTACYHLEVKFVCLGPNSIKDFAASEQPRKAGLWKFPALFSQFEYPVPWSKVPLNFHFSLYTAKAIKNDPQRKEVQSYLTAHTILRGPLDLLKNRPEGLKILVGSLPELDFPLVVPSHVIPCGPIIRRCQPLEETDAKLAEWLAHGRTIYVNMGAVVKVPVDQAIEIAKALKMVIDTFNRQAEKGRLQVLWKLKKKGRYSVYEPTCSIAKILRQEFAHDRVRIVDWVQPEPVSILRTGNVVCSVHHGGANSFNEAIVSGVPQLVLPVWGLCYDYAQRVERLGVGRCGNPTSKPRWTAEELSRELLNVLVGDEAKAIKANALAVKKICKQNGSGADCAAMAILNECEM